In Desulfomicrobium apsheronum, the following proteins share a genomic window:
- a CDS encoding tetrathionate reductase family octaheme c-type cytochrome, producing MNQTLWKAVLCGALAVCLWPLGAFAQLASDDSEAPGRALARQTVKNDAQKWITTDHSQLPILKQEFTRPEDVTKACLTCHNQAAMQLHKTIHWTWKDPADPSGDTGKGGISVNNFCISVGSNEPRCTSCHIGYGWKDKNFDFSKAELVDCLVCHEQTGTYKKFPTKAGYPVTNATMFDGKTEFLPPNYNAVAQSVGRPGRDNCGTCHFYGGGGDAVKHGDLDSSMAMPNKQLDVHMGTDGQNFDCSRCHTTDAHNIAGRIYATPASTERKSLLEDDLMPKIMCESCHGTQPHKTNQKANDHTDKVSCQACHIPTYARINATKMHWDWSVAGDKKREVKKDEFGKPDYDPKKGSFIWGKNMVPRYEWFNGSIRGTTARDVIDPSSTVRVSWPIGDISDPNSRIFPFKVHTGKTPYDKVNKTMVIPKLFGPKGSGAYWADFDWNKAIAVGQEYNELPYSGEYDFVDTEYVFPITHMVAPKEQAVACVECHSKGGRLDHLEGFYMPGRDSVQLLNMGGWALVAASALGVALHGLGRFLSSVGRRKE from the coding sequence ATGAATCAGACGTTATGGAAGGCAGTCCTTTGCGGCGCACTTGCCGTTTGTCTCTGGCCCCTGGGAGCTTTCGCCCAGTTGGCAAGCGACGACAGCGAAGCGCCGGGCCGGGCGCTGGCACGGCAGACCGTCAAGAATGACGCCCAGAAATGGATCACCACCGATCACTCCCAGCTTCCCATCCTGAAGCAGGAATTCACACGTCCCGAGGATGTGACCAAGGCCTGCCTGACCTGTCACAACCAGGCCGCCATGCAGCTGCACAAAACCATCCACTGGACCTGGAAGGACCCGGCCGATCCCAGCGGAGACACGGGCAAGGGCGGCATTTCGGTCAACAATTTCTGCATCAGCGTGGGTTCCAACGAGCCGCGCTGCACCTCCTGCCACATCGGTTACGGATGGAAAGACAAGAACTTCGATTTCAGCAAGGCCGAACTGGTGGACTGTCTTGTCTGCCACGAACAGACCGGCACCTATAAGAAATTTCCGACCAAGGCCGGATATCCCGTCACCAACGCGACCATGTTCGACGGCAAGACGGAGTTCCTGCCTCCGAATTACAATGCGGTGGCGCAGTCTGTGGGCCGTCCGGGTCGCGACAATTGCGGCACCTGCCATTTTTACGGGGGCGGCGGTGACGCGGTAAAGCACGGCGATCTGGACTCGTCCATGGCCATGCCCAACAAGCAGCTCGATGTGCACATGGGCACGGACGGGCAGAACTTTGACTGTAGCCGCTGTCATACCACCGATGCACACAACATCGCCGGCCGCATCTATGCCACTCCGGCCTCCACGGAACGCAAGAGCCTCCTGGAGGACGACCTGATGCCCAAGATCATGTGCGAATCCTGTCACGGCACCCAGCCGCACAAGACGAACCAGAAGGCCAACGATCACACCGACAAGGTCTCCTGTCAGGCGTGCCACATCCCGACGTATGCCCGCATCAACGCGACCAAGATGCATTGGGACTGGTCCGTGGCCGGTGACAAGAAACGCGAAGTGAAGAAGGACGAGTTCGGCAAGCCCGATTATGATCCCAAGAAGGGCTCCTTCATATGGGGTAAGAATATGGTCCCGCGTTACGAATGGTTCAACGGCTCCATCCGGGGCACCACGGCCCGGGATGTCATCGATCCGTCATCCACGGTGCGCGTCTCCTGGCCCATCGGCGACATAAGCGACCCCAACTCGCGCATTTTCCCTTTCAAGGTGCACACGGGCAAGACTCCTTACGACAAGGTCAACAAGACCATGGTCATTCCCAAGCTCTTCGGGCCCAAGGGATCGGGCGCATACTGGGCCGACTTCGACTGGAACAAGGCCATCGCGGTCGGACAGGAATACAACGAGCTTCCCTACAGCGGCGAATACGATTTCGTGGATACGGAATACGTCTTCCCCATTACTCACATGGTGGCGCCCAAGGAGCAGGCCGTGGCCTGCGTGGAATGTCATTCCAAGGGCGGCCGGCTTGACCACCTCGAAGGCTTTTACATGCCTGGCCGCGATTCGGTGCAACTGCTGAACATGGGCGGCTGGGCCCTGGTCGCGGCATCGGCCCTGGGTGTCGCCCTGCACGGTCTGGGGCGTTTCTTGAGCAGCGTCGGACGTCGCAAGGAGTAA
- a CDS encoding cytochrome b/b6 domain-containing protein, producing the protein MSTKKKIYLYTRFERFWHWVQSLLIFLLLLTGFEVHGSFSLFGFQKAVEYHNFLGLTWVILFIFIVFWVVTTGEWRQYIPTTKKLFEVIGYYSSGIFKGHPHPVKKSKEAKHNPLQRLTYLGLTAILLTLQMGTGLLYYLYNDWAIWNWTFLDLRLLALIHLACAFAILAFIIIHVYMTTTGHTLTSHISAMFSGWEEVEEGEVADWEVHEKR; encoded by the coding sequence ATGAGCACAAAAAAGAAAATCTATCTGTACACGCGGTTCGAGCGATTCTGGCACTGGGTGCAGTCCCTGCTCATCTTCCTGCTCCTTTTGACCGGCTTCGAGGTCCACGGCAGCTTCAGCCTCTTCGGTTTCCAGAAAGCGGTCGAATACCATAACTTCCTGGGCCTGACCTGGGTCATCCTGTTCATCTTCATCGTTTTCTGGGTCGTGACCACGGGTGAATGGCGGCAGTACATCCCGACCACCAAGAAGCTCTTCGAGGTTATCGGCTACTACTCCTCGGGCATCTTCAAAGGACATCCCCATCCGGTCAAAAAGTCCAAGGAGGCCAAGCACAATCCGCTGCAACGCCTGACTTACCTGGGGCTCACCGCGATCCTTTTGACCCTTCAGATGGGCACGGGACTGCTGTATTATCTGTACAACGACTGGGCCATCTGGAACTGGACCTTCCTGGATCTGCGTCTGCTGGCGCTCATTCATCTGGCATGCGCTTTCGCAATCCTGGCCTTCATCATCATCCACGTCTACATGACTACCACCGGCCACACCCTGACCAGCCATATTTCAGCCATGTTCAGCGGCTGGGAAGAAGTGGAAGAGGGCGAGGTGGCGGACTGGGAAGTGCACGAAAAACGTTAA
- a CDS encoding OmpH family outer membrane protein: protein MSMKEAYVKKLQSKMDEWNAEIDKLKAKADSADADVQLEYYKKIEELRKMQNDANQKLDELKEASDGAWEDLKAGVDNAWDSLSSSFKSAASHFR, encoded by the coding sequence ATGAGTATGAAAGAAGCCTATGTGAAGAAGCTGCAGAGCAAGATGGACGAGTGGAATGCTGAAATCGACAAGCTCAAAGCCAAGGCTGATTCTGCAGATGCCGATGTTCAGTTGGAATATTATAAAAAAATTGAAGAGCTGCGGAAGATGCAGAATGATGCAAATCAAAAGCTTGATGAACTAAAAGAAGCCAGCGATGGCGCCTGGGAAGATCTCAAGGCTGGCGTTGACAACGCATGGGATTCTCTCAGTAGTTCCTTCAAGTCGGCTGCATCACATTTTCGTTGA
- a CDS encoding YeeE/YedE thiosulfate transporter family protein, whose amino-acid sequence MMDIWLGLFAGTAFGFVIQRVGATNPQKMALAHLMQEPYIPQFMLLVVIFSATGLFFLDAAGGAVTRVLPISLVGTGLGGVIFGIGWGISGYCPGTCWAAAGEGRMDAIFTLLGGLAGAAAFAHLHESLIPILYMPTNKGQLTLTDWFGHPAAALGFLIVLFGVGVWLIGRLWRHQDA is encoded by the coding sequence ATGATGGACATATGGCTCGGACTCTTCGCCGGCACGGCGTTCGGCTTTGTCATTCAGCGCGTTGGGGCGACGAATCCCCAGAAGATGGCGCTGGCGCACCTGATGCAGGAACCGTACATCCCCCAGTTCATGCTCTTGGTGGTAATCTTTTCCGCCACCGGCCTGTTTTTCCTCGATGCAGCAGGTGGCGCCGTCACCCGCGTCTTGCCGATCAGTCTGGTAGGCACCGGCCTTGGGGGCGTCATCTTCGGTATCGGCTGGGGAATCTCCGGGTACTGCCCCGGCACCTGCTGGGCAGCCGCGGGTGAAGGCCGCATGGATGCCATCTTCACCCTTCTCGGTGGACTGGCCGGCGCCGCTGCCTTTGCCCACCTGCACGAAAGCCTCATTCCGATCCTCTACATGCCGACCAACAAGGGCCAGCTGACACTCACAGACTGGTTTGGGCACCCGGCAGCAGCCCTCGGCTTCCTGATCGTCCTTTTCGGCGTCGGTGTCTGGCTGATCGGACGGCTGTGGAGACATCAGGATGCGTAA
- a CDS encoding YeeE/YedE thiosulfate transporter family protein, which produces MEPTKQSNAPYWPILPSAIALAGIMLFIFASFGPPASSSGFVTTLKGFFMQFAPEYAAGKAHYRMMPGPGSWLMVFVLGMALGGFIGGRTFSREIEDVPQIWRERFGAGRFKRFGSAFLGGFLILFGARLAGGCTLGLFLSGATQLSLSGLYFGVVIFAVAMLTARLLYKRRRTSS; this is translated from the coding sequence ATGGAACCCACGAAACAGAGCAACGCTCCTTACTGGCCTATCCTGCCAAGCGCCATTGCCCTGGCCGGAATCATGCTGTTCATCTTCGCCAGCTTCGGCCCGCCTGCTTCCTCCAGCGGATTTGTAACCACCCTCAAAGGATTTTTTATGCAGTTCGCGCCTGAATATGCCGCCGGCAAGGCGCATTACCGGATGATGCCGGGGCCCGGGTCGTGGCTGATGGTCTTTGTTCTGGGCATGGCGCTCGGCGGCTTTATCGGCGGTCGCACCTTCAGCCGTGAAATCGAAGACGTACCGCAAATCTGGCGGGAACGCTTCGGGGCCGGACGATTCAAGCGTTTCGGCAGCGCCTTTCTCGGCGGCTTCCTGATCCTTTTCGGGGCACGCCTGGCGGGCGGCTGTACCCTTGGGCTGTTTCTTTCCGGGGCGACCCAGCTCTCCCTCAGCGGCCTCTATTTCGGCGTTGTCATCTTCGCCGTCGCCATGTTGACCGCACGACTGCTCTACAAACGCAGGAGGACCTCATCATGA